CCAGGCCGGGTAGCGGCGTTCCTCCACGTACACGAGGCCCGTCGGGGCGGTGCGCTGCACGGCGTCAGCGGGCTCCGGGGCCTCGAGCGGCCGGCGCTCGCCGTTCACGGCCTTCCAGCCCCCAAACCGCGCGCCGACCCCTCGCCCCTCCACCACGATCAAGGCGCGGCGCGGGGCCGTCCAGTACAGGGCCCGCTCAAAGGGGGCCAGGTCGCCCGGGGAGGCGTCCAGCGCGAGCACCACGCGCCCCCGGTACCTTAAGGGGCGCAAGGCGCGCAGCGCCTCCACCGCCCAGGCGCGCGGCGCCCATAAGAGGACGGTCTCGCCGCCGTACCCGCCCTCCAGGTACGCGTAACTCGTGCCGTACTCGTCCACGAAACTCTTCGTGAAGCTCGAGAGGACCTCGAGGTCCGCCCAGATCGCCTCGAGCGCTGGCTCCAGGGGTTGGGTTGGGGAAAGGGACGCGCCGGGTGCTTGCATGACACCTTAGGATACCAATTTCTCATGCTATCCTGCTAACGTGCGTTACCTGCTCCTGGCGGACATCCACGGCAACCTCCCCGCCCTGGAGGCGGTGCTGCGCCACGCGGAGGTGCGGGGGTTCGACCGGGTCCTATTCCTAGGGGACGCGGTCGGGTACTACCCGGACGGGGACGCGGTCCTCTCCCACCTGCGGGCCTTGGGGGCCGAGGGGGTGCTCGGCAACCACGACGCGTGGCTCCTCACCCTGGACGCGCTGCAAGGCGGGGGGTACGTCTTCGAGATCCTGCGCTGGCAGCGCGCGCGGCTTTCCCCCGAGAACCGCGCGTACCTCGCCGCGCTCCCCTGGGCCCTCCGGCCGGAAGGCGCGGACTGGGTGGCGGTGCACGGCAGCCCGTGCGACCCCCTGGTGTACGTGGACGAGCTCGAGGCTGCCCGCGAAGCGTTCGCGTGCACCCCGGCCCGCTGGGTGTTCCACGGGCACACCCACCTCGCCGGAGCCTTCCTTGCGCTGGACGGCCCCAAGGGGCCGTGGGTGCGCTACCAGGCCTTCACCGAGGCGGAGCAGGAGCTGGTGGTAGCCCCCAAGGCCCGCGCGCTCGTGAACCCCGGCTCGGTGGGGCAGCCCCGGGACGGGGTGCCCCTCGCGGGGTACGCGATCTGGGACACGGACGCCGCGTGCGTGGAGGCCTACCGGGTGCCGTTCGACCTGGAGCGGGTGCGCGCCCGCCTGGCGGCGGCGGGGTTCCCCGAGGGGTTGTATGAGCGGTTACGGTTGGGACGGTGAACTCCTCGGGCACGAGGAGGTCCGCGCGCGGCTGCCCACCTTCCGCGCGCAGAGCTTCCTCTTCACCGGACCGGAAGGCGTGGGCCGCCGGCAGGTCGCCCGCTGGTTCGCGTACGGCCTGAACTGCCAGGAGGGGTTCCCGCCCTGCGGGCGCTGCGCCTCGTGCCGCCTCGAGCCGCACCCCGACTACCTCGAGATCCGCCCGGAAACCGAGACCAAAACCGGCCGCAAGGCGCGCCGCGCCGTGATCCGCCTCGAGCAGATCGTGCCGCGCGCGGAGGAGGACCGGGAGAGCCTGGTGGGGTGGCTCGAGACCCGGCCCCGGTTCCGCGCCAAGATCGCGGTGATCGACGGGGCGCACCACCTCGGAGAGAGCGCGGCGAACGCGCTGTTGAAACTCCTGGAGGAACCCCCCGGGTACGCGCGGCTCATCCTGATCGCCCCGAGCCGCGAGCTCGTGCTGCCCACCCTGGCCTCGCGGACCCTCGAGGTGCGCTTCGGGCCGGTCGATGAGGCGACCCTTTCCCGGTTCACGCAGGACCCCGCGCTTTTGGCCTATGCTGAGGGAGCGCCGGGGCGGCTCGTGGCGGCCCTCGCCGACCCCGGGGGGCTCGAGCGCATGCGGGCAGCGGTGGACCGGTTGTTGGAGGCGCTCGAGCGGCCGGCGGAGGCCCTGGAGGCCGCGCTCGAGGTGCGCGCGGTCGCGGAAGGGCCGTTTGCGCCCTGGGCCTACTGGGCCTGGCGGCTTTCCGAGTGGCCGCCCGCCGCGCGCGCGGAGGCCCTCGAGGTCCTGGCGGAGCTGCAGGAGGCGCTCGAGGCGTACGTCAGCGAGGAGCTGGCCTATGCGTGGGCCGTCCTGGAGCTGAGGAGGATTCATGCAGCGATGCGTCGGGGTACGCTTGAATAACGGGTCGCACAACCCGAAGCTGTACGACTGCGCGTTTGAGGGGGACCCGCCCCCGGTCGGGTGCTGGGTGGTGGTGCGCACCCCGCGCGGGCTCGAGCTGGGCAAGGTGCGTTCCGAACCGCGCGAGGCGAACAAACCGTACGGGGAGGTGGTGCGCCTCGCGCGCGCGGATGACCACGAGCGCGCCGCGGTGTTGAAGGAGCGGGCGGAGGAGCTCAAGTGGTGGCTCAAGGCCCGCATGCGCCGCGAGGGGGTGGGCGTGAAGGTCCTGGGCTGCAGCTACACCCTGGATGGGGGGCACGTGGTGGTGCATTACGCGGCGGAGTCGCGGGTGGACCTGCGGCGGTTCGTGGGGGAGATCGCGCGCCGTTCCGGGGCGCGGGTGGAGTTCGCCGCGATGGGGCCGCGGGATCAGACCGCGTACCTGGGCACGCTGGGGGCGTGCGGGATGGAGAGCTGCTGCAGCACCTGGCTGCAGGAGTTCGCGCCGGTCACGATCCGCATGGCGCGGGACCAGCAGCTTCCCTTGAACCCGGAGAAGATCTCCGGGCCGTGCGGACGGCTCCTTTGCTGCTTACAGTACGAGCACGCGATGTACAAGGAGCTCCTCGCGGACCTGCCCAAGAAGAACGCTCGGGTGTGCAGCAAGGACGGAGTGTGCGGCAAGGTGCAGAAACTCAACCCCCTCGCGGGCACGGTGGACGTCCTGACCCAGGAGGGCGCGGTCGTGACCGTGCCGAAGGAGGAGCTTGAGCGCGAATGACCGCCCGGGTGGTCGAGGCGGCCCTCGCGGGCTTTCGGGTGAACCGGCAGGGAACGGAGGCCCAACTCCTCTTCGCGGACGGTAGCTGGTGGCACCTGCGCAGCGACGGGTTC
This region of Marinithermus hydrothermalis DSM 14884 genomic DNA includes:
- a CDS encoding PSP1 domain-containing protein, which encodes MQRCVGVRLNNGSHNPKLYDCAFEGDPPPVGCWVVVRTPRGLELGKVRSEPREANKPYGEVVRLARADDHERAAVLKERAEELKWWLKARMRREGVGVKVLGCSYTLDGGHVVVHYAAESRVDLRRFVGEIARRSGARVEFAAMGPRDQTAYLGTLGACGMESCCSTWLQEFAPVTIRMARDQQLPLNPEKISGPCGRLLCCLQYEHAMYKELLADLPKKNARVCSKDGVCGKVQKLNPLAGTVDVLTQEGAVVTVPKEELERE
- a CDS encoding DNA polymerase III subunit, which produces MSGYGWDGELLGHEEVRARLPTFRAQSFLFTGPEGVGRRQVARWFAYGLNCQEGFPPCGRCASCRLEPHPDYLEIRPETETKTGRKARRAVIRLEQIVPRAEEDRESLVGWLETRPRFRAKIAVIDGAHHLGESAANALLKLLEEPPGYARLILIAPSRELVLPTLASRTLEVRFGPVDEATLSRFTQDPALLAYAEGAPGRLVAALADPGGLERMRAAVDRLLEALERPAEALEAALEVRAVAEGPFAPWAYWAWRLSEWPPAARAEALEVLAELQEALEAYVSEELAYAWAVLELRRIHAAMRRGTLE
- a CDS encoding metallophosphoesterase family protein, producing MRYLLLADIHGNLPALEAVLRHAEVRGFDRVLFLGDAVGYYPDGDAVLSHLRALGAEGVLGNHDAWLLTLDALQGGGYVFEILRWQRARLSPENRAYLAALPWALRPEGADWVAVHGSPCDPLVYVDELEAAREAFACTPARWVFHGHTHLAGAFLALDGPKGPWVRYQAFTEAEQELVVAPKARALVNPGSVGQPRDGVPLAGYAIWDTDAACVEAYRVPFDLERVRARLAAAGFPEGLYERLRLGR